GAGTCCCTTATTCCCTGTCTCCATCCATGTCACAGGTGGGGTGGGAGCCCCAGGGTGCACCCGCAGCAGGGTGGGAGGTGCTGGGTCCTCCCTTCCTGCCGGGgtgtgctcagggcagggcgAGCAGGGGGTGGGTCCCTGCTGTGGGGTGACACGAGTCTCTctggcagggagctggtgcAGGGCACCGGGGCGCTGCTCTATTACCTGCCCGACGGCACACGGGTGATCCAGGAGCCCAGCGAGCAGGTACGGCCTCAGGCGTGGCTGTCACCCGTGGTGTCCCCAagctgtccctgttccctggggggaccccagcctggggctggatCCTGAGCCGccttctctgctgcaggagcactgctgcTACCAGGGGACAGTGCAGGGCTTCTCCGGCTCCTGGGCCAGCCTCTGTGCCTGCGCTGGACTCAGGTGAGCCCTGAAGCCCAGTGGTCCATGAGCCCACCCCCACTGTGCTGATGATGGGATGGGCTCCATATCCCAGCTCCTCTGTCCTTCCCCAGCGGCCGCCTCTGGCTGTCGGACACCAGGAGCTACACACTGGAGCCGGACGCCAGCAgcctcccagggcagcacctTCGGGTGGTGCGGCTGGAGCCGCAGAGCTGCGGGCAGGGCCCCCGcgctggggcaggggcagcagagcccctctGGCCACAGAGGGTAGGTCACCCAGGGGTCTTGCCCCGCAGAGAGTGTCCCTGTGTCAGCACTCTGACCCTTCTCTGTCCTCAGGGCAagcgggcagcagcagagcagcactttGTGGAGCTGGTGATGGTGGTGGACCACGCTGCGGTGAGTGCTGGGCAGTGTCCCCAGAACAGGGGCTGCCCTTCCCACAACCACCCCTGTGAGCCCTCTCCCTGTTTCCCCAGTTCCGGAATTACCCCAGCCTACAGCGTGTTCACACTCGGACCCTGGAAATTGCCAACCAGGTGGATGTGGTGAGTCACCGTCGGCTCTGTCCATCGCAGCCCAGTGCCCGGCTGTGCCCTTGCCGCTGCTCTGACCCCTCTGTGCCCCCCCAGTTCTTCCGCCCGCTGGGAGTGCGGGTGGCCCTGCTGGCGGTGGAGGTCTGGAGCGAGGGCGACAAGATCGCGGTGGGCGGCAGCGCCCGGGCCGTGCTGGAGCGGTTCCTGCGCTGGCGccgggaggagctgctgccccggctgccccacGACAATGCCCAGCTCCTGACGTGAGTGGGGGacagggtgggcacagggggACGAGGCCGCAGCAGCCCCCCAACCCCGTGTGCTCTCTCCCCAGGGGTGCCCACTTCGATGATGTCTCAGTGGGGATGTCGACTCAAGCCTCCATGTGTTCCCCCACACGTTCCGGGGGGGTCAGCATGGTCAGTACCTCTGTCCCCCCGCCCTGTCCTCCCACCGCCTGCCCTCCCTGACCCTCCTGTCCCACAGGACCACTCCGTCAGTGTCCTAGTCGTCGCCTCCACCGTGGCCCATCAGCTGGGGCACAACCTGGGCATGCGCCACGACGGCACCGGGCGTCTCTGCAACTGCGGCGACCTCCAGCACGACCGTGGCTGCATCATGGCACCGCCTACAGGGTGAGGGCACCGGGCAGCCCTTCAGGGGGCTGGGGGCTAAGCCCCTTCCCCACCTCACAGCCCccttcctggctctgcaggttGACGCCTGGCTTGAGCTTCAGCAACTGTAGCCGGCAGGACCTGGAGCgcagcctgcagcagggccagggctggtgCCTCTCCAACGTCCCCGAGCCCCAGCTCCTGACGGGGAGCCCCACCTGCGGGAACCACTTCGTAGAGCTGGGTGAAGAATGTGACTGCGGCCTCAGCGTGGTACGGGGGGCTCTGGGCAGGCCTGAAGCCCTGAATGCACCCCCtttctcctggccctgcccaggggtGTCTGGGGCTGGCGGGGTGGTTTCCAGTGCCCAGTGGTGGGTGCTGGTGGCACCGTCTGATGCAGCTCCCCCACCGCAGGAGTGCACCGATCCTTGCtgcaacagcagctcctgccagctgatGCCAGGCGCCGTGTGTGCATCCGGGGACACCTGCTGCCAGGACTGCCAGGTGCGTGGGGATGGGCACCCATGCCATGGGCACAGCAGCCACTCTCTGTGGCAGGCGAGTTCCCCACTCGCCCCGTTTGTCTGACCGTGTCCCCCCACAGCTGCGCCGTGCTGGACACGTGTGTCGGGAGCTGCTGGGCGAGTGCGACCTGCCCGAGTTCTGTGACGGGGTCTCACCGCGCTGCCCCCCTGACACGTTCCTGCAGGACGGGCAGCCCTGTGCCGGCGGGCAGGCACGCTGCTACAGCGGGGCCTGTGCCACCTATgaggggcagtgccagcagctgctggggccaggTAGAGCACGGCCGGGCTGGGGTGCTGGGGGCTAGGTAGGGGTGCTGAGGGTCTCTGCCCCCACTTCAGGTGCCGGTCCTGTCTCCAGCTCCTGCATGGCCGCCCTGAACACAAGAGGGGATGAACGTGGGCACTGCGGGCAGCTCCCCAACGGCTCCTATGTCACTTGCACCCAGCAGTGAGTGAGGTCCCCATTCTTCTCCATGTCCCCCTCGCTGTGCCCCCTGCTCTgacccctctgtccctgcagggacaccagcTGTGGGATGCTGCAGTGCCAGCGCGGCAGCACCCGCGAAGGGTCCTGCCAGGGCACCGCCCTGGCCGGGGACGAGGATGTGACCGATGCGGCCATGGTGCTGCCTGGCACCGCCTGTGGGCCCGGGAAGGTGAGCAGGGAAGCAACTGGGCAGGGACCGGGACTGGGAGGGGTCTCTGCTGACCCCCCATTCCCTGCAGATGTGCCTCCAGCACAGGTGCCAGGACGTCTCCGTGCTGGGTGaccagcagtgccagagcaaATGCCACGGGCACGGGGTGAGTGCGGCGCTGGGGAGCGGGTGCCAGCAGTGGGGACCTGCCCCtcaggagctgagctcagccGGTATCACCCACCCAGGTGTGCAACAACCACGGGCACTGCCACTGTGAGCGGGGCTGGGCCCCCCCAACCTGCGACAGCCCCGGCGTGGGGGGCAGCCAGGACAGCGGCCCTGCCGGCCTCGAGCGAGGTGAGGGACGAGGCGAGCGCAGAGAATGGGGCTTTGTGCGGGTGCCGGGGGGGGTGACGGGCACGGCGGGGGCTGACGTGCTGCTCTCCCGCAGGGGGAAGCGCCCTGCCCACGGCCCTGCTGCTGAGCGCGCTGCTGGGGCTGGCGCTGGCGCTGGGGCTGTGCCGAGCCCGCCGTGCCGGCCTGCACAAGCACCTCTGCCAGCTTGGCAAAGGCACCTCCTGCCAGTACAGGTATCGGGGACGGGGGGGGGGAATGTGGGGGGCCCAGCGGGGGTGCGTGGAGGGCACGTGGGTGTTGGCACGCTCGCCTCTGCACGCGCGTGCTGAGGGACCCTGGTGGCACACCGGCGCCACGCTCAGCTCTGCATGTGCTGTGACACGCAGGTGGCACGCTCACCTCTACCTGCATGGTGCGACACGCGGGTGGCACGCGACCCTCTGCATGTGTGTGCCGTGGCACGCGTGTGGCATTCTCCATCACGCACCAGAGCCGCCTGCGTGTGAGCACGCGCGCGTCGCAGTGGGGCGCGTGCCTGTGCGCACACTCGCACGCGTGTTCCCCGTGTTGGCCGCCCGAGCGCTGTGCACACGCGTGTCCCCGCAGAGCGACCGTCCGCGTGTGTGCGCGCGCATCCCCAGCGCAGGACACAGCCCCGTCGTGCGCCGTCGCCCCCACGTCCCCGCGGCTCCTCTCGCCActgccccccagccccgggctgaGCCCCCCACTCTTCTCCCCACAGTGCTGAGACCCGGGTGCGGTTCCTGGGTCCCGGAGCCGCAGACGGCTGGAGCGGGTAACGTCACCGCCGGCGTCCGGGCGTGGGGCTGTCCCCGAGCCGTCCTGCTTCGCAAGGCCTCCGGTGCTGCGCTcttcccctggcagtgcccgtgGGGtgcggggcagccccggggtgCGGGGTGTCGCATCTTCCAGCGCCGAGGGGTTCGTTTCTCTTGGGCTTCTGCTGGTGTTGGTCTTGCTCGGTCACCATACGGGGTCCCTCGAGTGCCCAGAGCGACCAGGGTCTCATCCTGCGTCTTCCCTGCAGGATCTCACAGCCAGAGCCCCGGTCGGGCAGCAACCAAGGTCCCCCTGCGCGTCCCCGGCCCCCGCAGTGGCGTCaagccacagagctgcaggtcATGCATGGCAGCAAGGTGAGGATtgggggctggggacactgggtgCCGAGTTCACTGCTTCTAGGGTGCCAGCTCAGAGCACCCCACGTGTGGGATCCCACTCCTTGGCACCCGGAGCAGCCTGGCACGGCCACTTGGCATGACCGCTGCTCACTGGGATTGGTGcccatcccagccagggctgggccccagagctgtgcaCTGAGGGGGGGTCTCCGTCTCTGCCTGGCGGGAGGGGGGTCTCCGCATGTTGCATGGCTtgtccccctctccctctctccgcAGCCGGCTGCCCTCGGCTCAGCCCGGCCTGATCCGCCCTCCCGGCCTCTCCCGCCGGACCCTGTGCCCAAGGTAACGCCCAGGCGGAGGGGAGGGGGATTCAGCCCGCCCCAGACCCCCCGCTGCATGTCTGGCTGCGCTCCAGCTCTCGGGGACTTCTGTGGCACGAGTGTCCCCAGAACCCCTCCTGCCCAGCGGGAGGCTGGTTCCCGTGCTCCCGCACTTGTCCCCCTGCTGTCTCACTGTCCTTCTCTCTGCCCAGGCCCCCCCCTCGGACAGGCCACCCCCCCCCACACGCCCGCTGCCTGCggaccctgtgctgctgggcaccCAGGTAACGGCAGCAGCGCCTGCGTGTGGGGCAGGAGGCCAATTCCCACCCCCCGAGCCCATCGAGGGGTCGGCCTGCGACCGAGCCTTGACCCCCACCCCGTGCCCTTGCAGCCCCCAGGTCCGGCCAAGCCGCCCCCACCACAGCGGCCGCTGCCCTCGGACCCCTCGGGCCCTTCGCTGCCCCGCAGTGAGACCCCCCCTGGGCACCCCTATGTCACCGTGATTCCTGCCAGGTGAGCACGGGGgggccaggacagggctgggaggtcCGGGGGGGGGGTTGCAGGGGCTGAGGGGCCGCTGTGGGGTGCCAGGATGGGGCCCGCAGAGGCCAGAGGGGGGTGTGAGTGGGGGAGAGGGGGTAGCCGGGAGAAATGAGGGGCCAGAACAGGGcgggagaagagaaaggaggggTCAGGGTGGGGATGCGGAGCAGGGGACGGGGGGAACCGCAGGGGGAAGTTGTGCGGACCCCACCCTCACCCCATCGCCCCCCCCTTGCCTTCCCaggcccgccccggccccgccagaGGCCTGAGCCGCGGGCAGGGAACGCGCAGCGCTGGATCCGCGGGGAAGGCCGAaccccgccgggccccgccgcccgcttTTTCTCCCGCCACGTCAATAAAGGGGCTGTGAGCCGCCTCTGCGCTGCCTCCGCCGCACCGGGACCGGGGCACCGCTACCGGCAGcggatggggggggggggagcggggcggtACTACAACTCCCGGCAGTCCCCGCGCCGGAAAGGGCTCCCGAGCGCTGCCGC
This genomic stretch from Hirundo rustica isolate bHirRus1 chromosome 29, bHirRus1.pri.v3, whole genome shotgun sequence harbors:
- the ADAM15 gene encoding disintegrin and metalloproteinase domain-containing protein 15 isoform X3; the encoded protein is MVPRLLLAAGLLLAADTGNSAGDSSQQQSEELGHSWSVTPWVLWDNRILSLAEATQEGFPARLRVLLELEGMRLLLELEQNWELVQGTGALLYYLPDGTRVIQEPSEQEHCCYQGTVQGFSGSWASLCACAGLSGRLWLSDTRSYTLEPDASSLPGQHLRVVRLEPQSCGQGPRAGAGAAEPLWPQRGKRAAAEQHFVELVMVVDHAAFRNYPSLQRVHTRTLEIANQVDVFFRPLGVRVALLAVEVWSEGDKIAVGGSARAVLERFLRWRREELLPRLPHDNAQLLTGAHFDDVSVGMSTQASMCSPTRSGGVSMDHSVSVLVVASTVAHQLGHNLGMRHDGTGRLCNCGDLQHDRGCIMAPPTGLTPGLSFSNCSRQDLERSLQQGQGWCLSNVPEPQLLTGSPTCGNHFVELGEECDCGLSVECTDPCCNSSSCQLMPGAVCASGDTCCQDCQLRRAGHVCRELLGECDLPEFCDGVSPRCPPDTFLQDGQPCAGGQARCYSGACATYEGQCQQLLGPGAGPVSSSCMAALNTRGDERGHCGQLPNGSYVTCTQQDTSCGMLQCQRGSTREGSCQGTALAGDEDVTDAAMVLPGTACGPGKMCLQHRCQDVSVLGDQQCQSKCHGHGVCNNHGHCHCERGWAPPTCDSPGVGGSQDSGPAGLERGGSALPTALLLSALLGLALALGLCRARRAGLHKHLCQLGKGTSCQYRISQPEPRSGSNQGPPARPRPPQWRQATELQVMHGSKPAALGSARPDPPSRPLPPDPVPKAPPSDRPPPPTRPLPADPVLLGTQPPGPAKPPPPQRPLPSDPSGPSLPRSETPPGHPYVTVIPARPAPAPPEA
- the ADAM15 gene encoding disintegrin and metalloproteinase domain-containing protein 15 isoform X1 gives rise to the protein MVPRLLLAAGLLLAADTGNSAGDSSQQQSEELGHSWSVTPWVLWDNRILSLAEATQEGFPARLRVLLELEGMRLLLELEQNWELVQGTGALLYYLPDGTRVIQEPSEQEHCCYQGTVQGFSGSWASLCACAGLSGRLWLSDTRSYTLEPDASSLPGQHLRVVRLEPQSCGQGPRAGAGAAEPLWPQRGKRAAAEQHFVELVMVVDHAAFRNYPSLQRVHTRTLEIANQVDVFFRPLGVRVALLAVEVWSEGDKIAVGGSARAVLERFLRWRREELLPRLPHDNAQLLTGAHFDDVSVGMSTQASMCSPTRSGGVSMDHSVSVLVVASTVAHQLGHNLGMRHDGTGRLCNCGDLQHDRGCIMAPPTGLTPGLSFSNCSRQDLERSLQQGQGWCLSNVPEPQLLTGSPTCGNHFVELGEECDCGLSVECTDPCCNSSSCQLMPGAVCASGDTCCQDCQLRRAGHVCRELLGECDLPEFCDGVSPRCPPDTFLQDGQPCAGGQARCYSGACATYEGQCQQLLGPGAGPVSSSCMAALNTRGDERGHCGQLPNGSYVTCTQQDTSCGMLQCQRGSTREGSCQGTALAGDEDVTDAAMVLPGTACGPGKMCLQHRCQDVSVLGDQQCQSKCHGHGVCNNHGHCHCERGWAPPTCDSPGVGGSQDSGPAGLERGGSALPTALLLSALLGLALALGLCRARRAGLHKHLCQLGKGTSCQYSAETRVRFLGPGAADGWSGISQPEPRSGSNQGPPARPRPPQWRQATELQVMHGSKPAALGSARPDPPSRPLPPDPVPKAPPSDRPPPPTRPLPADPVLLGTQPPGPAKPPPPQRPLPSDPSGPSLPRSETPPGHPYVTVIPARFLRDDYSIQVAINDYLDIYCPHYEGAVPAGRAETFTLFMVDREGYRGCYETPGAFKRWECNRPRAPFGPVRFSEKIQRFTPFSLGFEFQPGETYYYISVPSPESAGRCLKLRVTVCCRGTTPEPVTEVPNSQPRGRGDPEDVVPARGTAVPSQLCNPCLALLLLALLWI
- the ADAM15 gene encoding disintegrin and metalloproteinase domain-containing protein 15 isoform X2, whose translation is MGAMVPRLLLAAGLLLAADTGNSAGDSSQQQSEELGHSWSVTPWVLWDNRILSLAEATQEGFPARLRVLLELEGMRLLLELEQNWELVQGTGALLYYLPDGTRVIQEPSEQEHCCYQGTVQGFSGSWASLCACAGLSGRLWLSDTRSYTLEPDASSLPGQHLRVVRLEPQSCGQGPRAGAGAAEPLWPQRGKRAAAEQHFVELVMVVDHAAFRNYPSLQRVHTRTLEIANQVDVFFRPLGVRVALLAVEVWSEGDKIAVGGSARAVLERFLRWRREELLPRLPHDNAQLLTGAHFDDVSVGMSTQASMCSPTRSGGVSMDHSVSVLVVASTVAHQLGHNLGMRHDGTGRLCNCGDLQHDRGCIMAPPTGLTPGLSFSNCSRQDLERSLQQGQGWCLSNVPEPQLLTGSPTCGNHFVELGEECDCGLSVECTDPCCNSSSCQLMPGAVCASGDTCCQDCQLRRAGHVCRELLGECDLPEFCDGVSPRCPPDTFLQDGQPCAGGQARCYSGACATYEGQCQQLLGPGAGPVSSSCMAALNTRGDERGHCGQLPNGSYVTCTQQDTSCGMLQCQRGSTREGSCQGTALAGDEDVTDAAMVLPGTACGPGKMCLQHRCQDVSVLGDQQCQSKCHGHGVCNNHGHCHCERGWAPPTCDSPGVGGSQDSGPAGLERGGSALPTALLLSALLGLALALGLCRARRAGLHKHLCQLGKGTSCQYSAETRVRFLGPGAADGWSGISQPEPRSGSNQGPPARPRPPQWRQATELQVMHGSKPAALGSARPDPPSRPLPPDPVPKAPPSDRPPPPTRPLPADPVLLGTQPPGPAKPPPPQRPLPSDPSGPSLPRSETPPGHPYVTVIPARPAPAPPEA